A portion of the Cellulophaga algicola DSM 14237 genome contains these proteins:
- a CDS encoding Ig-like domain-containing protein: MNRSLISEKLILLVFLSVIHLSFSTIDTNLVLGNTIAVSSEVAAFVPPTFTGCDATSLNVQVTYTTGECGGTVTWNPPTASSDAVTVTSNYQPGDNILPGTTAIIYRAENAAGEVGICTFNVTVEDNEKPVFDTFPSNITLTADPNTCTATHSWAEPTVSDNCPAGEGEAPVLQDFESFLNQCYVFTKTSIGNGGQVNGSRNLVANSLSIASFYTSTLVTPTMYFNGEGEISFSHVINTVGNNAQIHIDILDEDDAVVQTDFFSKVYTDTAVHQENIPFILTGNYRIKIRYSSSVFNNTTQVAYLDDFLLPGTIVTNLTDTDCVLAEFSATRSDGNGKVNGDEFDIGTTTIVYRVFDANDQFTTKSFTITVENDLNPPTGASEYSYCEGDTPPEMTVSVDEAVGETANWYDTEGNLVASNTTTYTAPTSTELFRNFSVYSVNANGCSSDTFISIDLYQFPLPSAPTADSPLEYCVGDTAVPLQATGDSGNTLQWYDANTGGTLYTSDPVPTTTTAGSTFYYVQQTSAFTGCISPRTAVEVIVHALPASPTLVANTVNYCVGDTAQQLDDYVQTGANLIWYDAASGGNVISGNTIPLTTTAGITDYWVTQTQTAANCESLRRRLRIIVNDPPVITNQPDNVEVCENEDAVFTVTAINTSTYQWQSFDGSNWSDLSEVSPYSGTSTNTLTINSVPVSLTNTRYRLVVSSAAASCADAISETKTLTVNPLPMALTVTDVAYCQNDTANALSASGTNLLWYTVATGGTGSATAPTPNTATVGTTSYYVTQTNANGCESPRSEIVVTINALPAAPTVSAIAYCQNDTASALSASGTNLLWYTAATGGTGSATAPTPSTATVGTTSYYVSQTNANGCESPRSEIEVTINALPTAPTVSDVAYCQNDTASALSASGTNLLWYTAAAGGTGNATAPTPSTVTVGTTSYYVSQTNGNGCEGPRSEIVVTVYPQPTAPTVSDLAYCQNDTASALSASGTNLLWYTVATGGTGSATAPTPNTATVGTTSYYVTQTNANGCESPRSEIVVTINALPAAPTVSAIAYCQNDTASALSASGTNLLWYTAATGGAGSTTAPTPSTATVGTTSYYVSQTNANGCESPRSEIEVTINALPSAPTVSDVAYCQNDMASALSASGTNLLWYAVASGGTGSATSPTPSTVTVGTTSYYVSQTNTNGCESPRSEIVVTVYPQPTAPTVSDVAYCQNDTASALSASGTNLLWYTVATGGSGSTTAPTPNTATVGTTSYYVTQTNANGCESLRSEIVVTINALPTAPTVSDVAYCQNDTANALSASGTNLLWYTAATGGTGSATAPIPSTATVGITSYYVSQTNANGCESLRSEIEVMINALPTAPGVTSPVVYCQNDTASALSASGTNLLWYTVASGGTGSATAPTPSSTTAGDTSYYVSQTNANGCEGPRSEIVVTVYPLPTISTSSSPTCSTDLTTYSVSVNVNTGTVTSTAGTVTDNGSNNWTISGVNSGTDIVITVTNGSTTCANTLSVTAPDCSCPVVAAPGVASGDLAYCVGDTIPTISVGVNSGETVDWYSIANGGTAISTGSLSYQPASLGSGVTTFYAQARNITTGCTSSTRRAVSITQYAVPTAPTASAIAYCQNDTASALSASGTNLLWYTAAMGGTGSATAPTPSTATVGTTSYYVSQTNANGCESPRSEIEVTINALPTAPTVSDVAYCQNDMASALSASGTNLLWYAVASGGTGNATEPTPSTVTVGTISYYVSQTNGNGCEGPRSEIVVRVYPQPTAPTVSDVAYCQDDTASALSASGTNLLWYTVATGGTGSTTAPTPNTTTVGTTSYYVTQTNANGCESLRSEIVVTINALPTAPTVSDVAYCQNDTANALSASGTNLLWYTAATGGTGSATAPIPSTATVGTTSYYVSQTNTNGCESLRSEIEVTINALPTAPGVTSPVVYCQNDTASALSASGTNLLWYTVATGGTGSATAPTPSSTTAGDTSYYVSQTNANGCEGPRSEIVVTIYPLPTISTSSSPTCSTDLTTYSVSVNVNTGTVTSTAGTVTDNGSNNWTISGVNSGTDIVITVTNGSTTCANTLSVTAPDCSCPVVAAPGVASGDLAYCVDDTIPTISVGVNSGETVDWYSIASGGTAISTGSLSYQPASLGSGVTTFYAQARNITTGCTSSTRRAVSITQYAVPTAPTASAIAYCQNDTASALSASGTNLLWYTVATGGTGSTTAPTPSTAAVGTASYYVSQTNANGCESPRSEIVVTINALPVVVANASQTSINAGESVVLTGSGASSYIWDNGATDGGSVTPLVTTTYMVTGTNTNGCERTDSVTITVAETSDLSLTIVVNNASPNVGDPVIFTLTVNNDGPTDAAAGVVVKDLLPSGYTYASNSSNGINGTYDAATGDWVLPNLINGASVSLDIMATVNAPTSDPTEYINSAEVTNALSYDPDSMPNNDDGDQSEDDEDSISVAPLIVDLELVNSISPSTANPGELVTIFIEITNTGAANATNISIANYIPIGFSVSTIANGGTQVGNTITWDGLAILSGDRVTISFEAIVNIPTNVPNEYLNSAQVTQVTEYDMDSTPNNDDGDQSEDDEDNTILDLIPADLSLTKAISASSVSNPNAGDSFTFEISVENVGPGIATNVSVMDVLPVGYTLNTVNNGGVVSGNTIEWQLVNVPIGIQVLSYEVSVNVPSNTLDEYKNIAQITASDQFDPDSTPNNDNGDQSEDDEAYFSINAPTVDLEVLKTVDKEQTYVGDLVTFTITVLNNSAYAATNIGLEDVLPAGYTMINHTQSLGTYDESIGMWDIPLLEIGETAVLEMTVGVTEFTNYTNVVALVYVDQIDTNMSNDRDEVTPEVTQEECLTVFNEFSPNNDGANDFFFIECIDKYPNNTLQVFNRWGAKVYEAKNYKNNWNGTSKNGVRIGREEKLPSGTYYYLLNLGEDTEKSRTGWLYIIR, encoded by the coding sequence ATGAATAGAAGCTTAATCTCTGAAAAACTAATTCTACTCGTATTTTTATCTGTTATTCACCTGTCTTTTAGCACTATAGATACTAATTTGGTATTAGGGAATACCATAGCTGTGAGTAGCGAAGTTGCTGCTTTTGTACCGCCAACTTTTACAGGTTGTGACGCTACTTCTTTAAACGTACAAGTTACCTATACTACAGGTGAGTGTGGAGGGACTGTAACATGGAATCCTCCAACGGCATCTTCAGATGCGGTAACTGTAACCAGTAATTACCAACCAGGAGACAATATTCTTCCTGGTACTACGGCTATTATTTATCGTGCTGAAAATGCAGCTGGTGAAGTTGGCATATGTACTTTTAATGTGACTGTAGAAGACAATGAAAAGCCTGTTTTTGATACTTTTCCTTCTAATATTACTTTAACTGCGGATCCTAATACCTGTACAGCTACGCATTCTTGGGCAGAACCAACAGTTTCTGATAATTGTCCTGCGGGTGAAGGTGAAGCGCCTGTACTTCAGGATTTTGAATCTTTCTTAAATCAATGTTATGTTTTTACTAAAACGTCTATAGGGAATGGCGGTCAAGTAAATGGAAGTAGGAATTTGGTAGCAAACTCGTTATCTATAGCTTCATTTTATACAAGTACTTTAGTTACGCCTACAATGTATTTTAATGGGGAAGGTGAAATCTCATTTTCTCATGTTATAAACACGGTAGGGAACAATGCTCAAATTCACATAGATATTCTAGATGAAGATGATGCTGTGGTTCAAACAGATTTTTTTAGTAAAGTGTATACAGATACAGCTGTTCATCAAGAAAACATTCCTTTTATACTTACAGGGAATTATAGAATTAAAATTCGCTATTCCTCAAGTGTATTTAATAATACAACGCAAGTTGCTTATTTAGATGATTTTTTATTACCAGGTACGATAGTTACAAATTTAACGGATACAGATTGTGTCTTAGCAGAGTTTTCTGCCACTAGATCTGATGGTAACGGAAAGGTTAATGGAGATGAGTTTGATATTGGTACAACTACTATCGTATATAGAGTGTTTGATGCCAATGATCAATTTACGACGAAGTCTTTTACTATTACTGTTGAAAATGATTTAAATCCACCAACCGGAGCTTCTGAATATAGTTATTGCGAGGGAGATACTCCGCCAGAAATGACAGTATCTGTAGATGAAGCTGTTGGAGAAACGGCCAATTGGTATGATACAGAAGGAAACCTCGTAGCCTCTAACACAACAACATATACAGCACCAACTAGCACAGAGTTATTTAGAAATTTTTCTGTTTATTCTGTGAATGCCAACGGTTGTTCAAGTGATACATTTATATCTATAGATTTATATCAATTTCCATTACCATCTGCACCAACTGCAGATTCTCCATTAGAATATTGTGTAGGTGATACGGCAGTTCCTTTACAAGCTACGGGCGATTCAGGAAACACATTGCAATGGTATGATGCGAATACAGGGGGTACATTATATACTTCTGATCCAGTACCAACGACAACTACAGCAGGCAGTACATTCTATTATGTGCAACAAACGAGTGCCTTTACGGGGTGTATTAGCCCTAGAACAGCAGTAGAGGTTATTGTTCATGCGCTACCGGCAAGTCCCACATTAGTAGCAAATACTGTTAATTATTGTGTTGGAGATACTGCACAGCAATTAGATGACTATGTTCAAACAGGTGCTAATTTAATTTGGTATGATGCAGCATCTGGAGGTAATGTTATTTCAGGAAATACAATTCCGTTAACCACTACGGCAGGTATAACAGATTATTGGGTTACACAAACGCAAACGGCTGCTAATTGTGAAAGTTTAAGAAGAAGGTTAAGAATTATTGTTAATGATCCTCCAGTAATAACGAATCAACCTGATAATGTTGAAGTTTGTGAGAATGAAGATGCAGTTTTTACGGTTACCGCAATAAATACAAGCACCTATCAATGGCAATCATTTGATGGCTCAAATTGGTCAGATTTAAGTGAGGTAAGCCCTTATAGTGGGACTTCAACAAATACATTAACGATAAATTCAGTTCCAGTATCATTAACGAATACAAGATACAGATTAGTGGTTTCTAGTGCTGCTGCAAGTTGTGCAGATGCAATTTCAGAAACTAAAACACTAACGGTAAATCCTTTGCCAATGGCTCTAACTGTTACAGACGTTGCCTATTGCCAAAATGATACGGCAAATGCCTTATCTGCAAGTGGCACCAATTTGTTATGGTATACTGTAGCCACAGGTGGTACGGGAAGTGCAACGGCACCAACACCAAATACAGCAACAGTAGGTACTACGTCTTATTATGTAACACAAACAAATGCAAACGGTTGTGAAAGTCCTCGTTCAGAAATAGTGGTAACGATTAATGCATTACCAGCGGCTCCAACAGTGAGTGCTATTGCCTATTGCCAAAATGATACGGCAAGTGCTTTATCGGCGAGTGGTACTAATTTGTTATGGTACACAGCTGCAACGGGTGGTACGGGAAGTGCAACAGCACCAACGCCAAGCACGGCAACAGTAGGCACTACATCATATTATGTAAGTCAGACCAATGCAAACGGTTGTGAAAGTCCTCGTTCAGAAATAGAAGTAACGATTAATGCATTACCAACGGCGCCTACAGTGAGTGACGTTGCCTATTGCCAAAATGATACGGCGAGTGCCTTATCGGCGAGTGGTACTAATCTGTTATGGTATACAGCTGCAGCGGGTGGTACAGGAAATGCAACAGCACCAACACCAAGTACAGTAACAGTAGGTACTACGTCTTATTATGTAAGTCAGACCAATGGAAACGGTTGTGAAGGTCCACGTTCAGAAATAGTAGTGACAGTATATCCACAACCAACAGCGCCAACAGTGAGTGACCTTGCCTATTGCCAAAATGATACGGCAAGTGCCTTATCGGCAAGTGGTACCAATTTGTTATGGTATACTGTAGCCACAGGTGGTACAGGAAGTGCAACGGCGCCAACACCAAATACAGCAACAGTGGGCACTACATCATATTATGTAACACAAACAAATGCAAACGGTTGTGAAAGTCCTCGTTCAGAAATAGTGGTAACGATTAATGCATTACCAGCGGCGCCTACAGTGAGTGCTATTGCCTATTGCCAAAATGATACGGCAAGTGCCTTATCGGCGAGTGGTACTAATTTGTTATGGTACACAGCTGCAACGGGTGGTGCAGGAAGTACAACAGCACCAACGCCAAGCACGGCAACAGTAGGTACTACATCATATTATGTTAGCCAGACCAATGCAAACGGTTGTGAAAGTCCTCGTTCAGAAATAGAAGTAACGATTAATGCATTACCATCGGCGCCTACAGTGAGTGACGTTGCCTATTGCCAAAATGATATGGCGAGTGCCTTATCTGCAAGTGGCACCAATTTATTATGGTATGCTGTAGCATCAGGAGGTACAGGAAGTGCAACGTCACCAACACCAAGTACAGTAACAGTAGGAACTACATCTTATTATGTAAGTCAGACCAATACCAATGGTTGTGAAAGTCCTCGTTCAGAAATAGTAGTGACAGTATATCCACAACCAACAGCACCAACAGTGAGTGACGTTGCCTATTGCCAAAATGATACGGCAAGTGCCTTATCTGCAAGTGGTACCAATTTATTATGGTATACTGTAGCCACAGGTGGTTCGGGAAGTACAACGGCGCCAACACCAAATACAGCAACAGTAGGAACTACGTCATATTATGTAACACAAACAAATGCAAACGGCTGTGAAAGTCTACGTTCAGAAATAGTAGTAACGATTAATGCATTACCAACGGCTCCAACAGTGAGTGACGTTGCCTATTGCCAAAATGATACGGCAAATGCTTTATCGGCGAGTGGTACTAATTTGTTATGGTACACAGCTGCAACGGGTGGTACAGGAAGTGCAACAGCACCAATACCAAGCACGGCAACAGTAGGCATTACATCATATTATGTTAGTCAGACCAATGCAAACGGTTGTGAAAGTCTACGTTCAGAAATAGAAGTAATGATTAATGCATTACCAACAGCTCCAGGAGTAACTAGTCCTGTGGTGTATTGCCAGAATGATACTGCGAGTGCCTTATCGGCAAGTGGTACCAATTTATTATGGTACACTGTTGCATCAGGAGGTACAGGAAGTGCAACAGCACCAACGCCAAGTTCTACAACCGCAGGCGATACATCATATTATGTTAGTCAGACCAATGCCAATGGTTGTGAAGGTCCACGTTCAGAAATAGTAGTGACAGTATATCCATTGCCAACAATAAGTACTTCAAGTTCGCCCACATGTTCTACAGATTTAACGACTTATTCCGTTTCTGTAAATGTAAATACGGGAACAGTAACAAGTACCGCAGGAACAGTAACAGATAATGGAAGTAATAATTGGACGATATCTGGAGTAAATTCAGGTACTGATATTGTTATTACGGTAACAAACGGAAGCACAACATGTGCAAATACATTAAGTGTTACGGCACCGGACTGCAGTTGTCCTGTCGTAGCTGCTCCAGGAGTAGCTAGTGGTGACCTAGCGTATTGTGTGGGTGATACAATTCCGACAATTTCGGTAGGTGTAAATTCTGGTGAGACTGTAGATTGGTATTCCATTGCGAATGGTGGCACTGCTATTAGCACAGGATCATTAAGTTATCAACCTGCAAGTTTAGGAAGTGGCGTTACTACTTTTTATGCGCAGGCAAGAAATATAACAACGGGATGTACCAGTAGTACCCGAAGAGCAGTTTCAATCACTCAATATGCAGTACCAACGGCGCCAACGGCGAGTGCTATTGCCTATTGTCAGAATGATACGGCGAGTGCCTTATCGGCGAGTGGTACTAATTTGTTATGGTACACAGCTGCAATGGGTGGTACAGGAAGTGCAACAGCACCAACGCCAAGCACGGCAACAGTAGGCACTACATCATATTATGTTAGCCAGACCAATGCAAACGGTTGTGAAAGTCCTCGTTCAGAAATAGAAGTAACGATTAATGCATTACCAACGGCGCCTACAGTGAGTGACGTTGCCTATTGCCAAAATGATATGGCGAGTGCCTTATCGGCAAGTGGCACCAATTTATTATGGTATGCTGTAGCATCAGGAGGTACAGGAAATGCAACGGAACCAACACCAAGTACAGTAACAGTAGGTACTATATCTTATTATGTTAGTCAGACCAATGGAAACGGTTGTGAAGGTCCACGTTCAGAAATAGTAGTGAGAGTATATCCACAACCAACAGCGCCAACAGTGAGTGACGTTGCCTATTGCCAAGATGATACGGCAAGTGCCTTATCGGCAAGTGGTACCAATTTGTTATGGTATACTGTAGCCACAGGTGGTACGGGAAGTACAACGGCACCAACACCAAATACAACAACAGTAGGTACTACGTCATATTATGTAACACAAACAAATGCAAACGGCTGTGAAAGTCTACGTTCAGAAATAGTAGTAACGATTAATGCATTACCAACGGCTCCAACAGTGAGTGACGTTGCCTATTGCCAAAATGATACGGCAAATGCTTTATCGGCGAGTGGTACTAATTTGTTATGGTACACAGCTGCAACGGGTGGTACAGGAAGTGCAACAGCACCAATACCAAGCACGGCAACAGTAGGCACTACATCATATTATGTTAGCCAGACCAATACAAATGGCTGTGAAAGTCTACGTTCAGAAATAGAAGTAACGATTAATGCATTACCAACAGCTCCAGGAGTAACTAGTCCTGTGGTGTATTGTCAGAATGATACGGCGAGTGCCTTATCGGCAAGTGGCACCAATTTATTATGGTATACTGTAGCCACAGGTGGTACAGGAAGTGCAACAGCACCAACGCCAAGTTCTACAACCGCAGGCGATACATCTTATTATGTAAGTCAGACCAATGCCAATGGTTGTGAGGGTCCACGTTCAGAAATAGTAGTGACAATATATCCATTGCCAACAATAAGTACTTCAAGTTCGCCCACATGTTCTACAGATTTAACGACTTATTCCGTTTCTGTAAATGTAAATACGGGAACAGTAACAAGTACCGCAGGAACAGTAACAGATAATGGAAGTAATAATTGGACGATATCTGGAGTAAATTCAGGTACTGATATTGTTATTACGGTAACAAACGGAAGCACAACATGTGCAAATACATTAAGTGTTACGGCACCGGACTGCAGTTGTCCTGTAGTAGCTGCTCCAGGAGTAGCTAGTGGTGACCTAGCGTATTGTGTAGATGATACAATTCCGACAATTTCGGTAGGTGTAAATTCTGGTGAGACTGTAGATTGGTATTCCATTGCCAGTGGTGGCACTGCTATTAGCACAGGATCATTAAGTTATCAACCTGCAAGTTTAGGAAGTGGCGTTACTACTTTTTATGCGCAGGCAAGAAATATTACAACGGGATGTACCAGTAGTACCCGAAGAGCAGTTTCAATCACTCAATATGCAGTACCAACGGCGCCAACGGCGAGTGCTATTGCTTATTGTCAAAATGATACGGCAAGTGCTTTATCGGCGAGTGGGACTAATTTGTTATGGTATACTGTAGCCACAGGTGGTACAGGAAGTACAACAGCACCAACACCAAGCACAGCAGCAGTAGGCACTGCATCATATTATGTTAGCCAGACCAATGCAAACGGTTGTGAAAGTCCTCGTTCAGAAATAGTAGTAACGATTAATGCATTACCTGTAGTAGTGGCGAATGCATCACAAACTTCTATTAATGCAGGAGAGAGTGTTGTTCTAACGGGGTCAGGGGCATCAAGTTATATTTGGGATAATGGCGCAACTGATGGTGGTTCTGTAACTCCATTGGTAACTACAACATATATGGTTACAGGGACCAATACTAATGGTTGTGAGCGTACGGATTCTGTAACGATTACGGTAGCAGAAACCTCAGATTTAAGCTTAACTATAGTGGTAAATAACGCTTCGCCCAATGTAGGAGATCCTGTTATTTTTACTTTAACGGTAAACAATGATGGTCCTACAGATGCTGCAGCTGGAGTAGTGGTAAAAGATTTATTGCCATCTGGATATACATATGCTAGTAATTCTTCAAATGGTATTAATGGCACTTATGATGCAGCAACTGGCGATTGGGTTCTTCCTAATTTAATAAATGGTGCTTCTGTTTCATTAGATATCATGGCCACTGTTAACGCGCCTACATCAGATCCAACTGAGTATATAAATAGTGCAGAGGTGACTAACGCATTAAGCTATGATCCAGATTCAATGCCAAACAACGATGATGGGGATCAGAGCGAAGATGATGAAGATAGTATAAGTGTAGCTCCTCTAATTGTAGATTTGGAGCTTGTAAATTCAATTTCTCCTTCAACGGCGAACCCTGGTGAACTCGTTACTATTTTTATAGAAATTACCAATACGGGAGCAGCAAATGCCACTAATATTAGTATTGCTAATTATATACCTATCGGTTTTTCTGTAAGTACCATTGCCAATGGAGGAACACAAGTGGGTAATACCATTACGTGGGATGGCTTAGCGATTCTCTCAGGGGATCGTGTAACAATATCTTTTGAGGCAATCGTGAATATTCCAACCAATGTTCCAAATGAATATTTAAATAGTGCTCAAGTTACTCAAGTTACAGAATATGATATGGATTCTACACCAAATAATGATGATGGAGACCAGAGTGAAGATGATGAGGATAATACGATTTTAGATTTAATTCCTGCTGATTTAAGTTTGACTAAGGCAATTAGTGCTAGCTCCGTTTCTAACCCAAATGCAGGTGACTCATTCACTTTTGAAATTTCCGTAGAAAATGTAGGTCCTGGAATTGCAACTAATGTGTCTGTTATGGATGTTTTACCAGTAGGATATACATTGAATACAGTGAATAATGGGGGAGTAGTTTCTGGAAATACGATTGAATGGCAATTAGTTAATGTACCAATTGGTATTCAAGTTTTATCGTACGAAGTAAGTGTAAATGTACCTTCGAATACCTTAGATGAATATAAAAATATAGCTCAAATTACGGCTTCTGATCAATTTGACCCAGATTCAACGCCTAATAATGACAATGGCGATCAAAGTGAAGATGATGAGGCTTATTTTAGTATTAATGCACCTACAGTAGATCTTGAAGTTTTAAAGACGGTAGATAAAGAGCAGACCTATGTAGGCGATTTAGTAACTTTTACCATTACCGTATTAAATAATAGTGCTTACGCTGCTACTAATATTGGACTAGAAGATGTGCTACCTGCTGGGTATACAATGATTAATCATACACAAAGTTTAGGTACTTATGATGAGTCTATAGGTATGTGGGATATTCCATTATTAGAAATAGGCGAAACTGCAGTATTAGAAATGACCGTGGGTGTTACAGAATTTACTAATTACACTAATGTTGTAGCGCTAGTTTATGTAGACCAAATCGATACAAATATGAGTAATGATCGGGATGAGGTTACTCCTGAAGTTACTCAAGAAGAATGCTTAACAGTCTTCAATGAGTTCTCTCCAAATAATGATGGTGCAAATGATTTCTTCTTTATTGAATGTATTGATAAGTACCCTAATAACACACTACAAGTATTTAATCGGTGGGGAGCTAAAGTTTATGAAGCTAAAAATTATAAAAATAATTGGAATGGAACTTCTAAAAATGGGGTGCGTATTGGGCGTGAAGAAAAATTACCATCTGGCACCTATTATTACCTCTTAAACTTAGGAGAAGATACTGAAAAATCAAGAACAGGCTGGTTATACATTATAAGATAA
- a CDS encoding PorP/SprF family type IX secretion system membrane protein: MNMIKNNILFLALLFLSVVVQGQQDPQFTLYNYNTMTVNPGYAGSRGHLAILSLYRDQWVGVEGAPRTISLGIDTPIGLFDGLGISIIQDDIGPSQETFFDGNYAHQLILNRRGDRLGLGVKAGVRMYSLDWSKGKYRDPDALFNQNVKSKILPTIGAGLFYYTDRSYFGISVPNILTNMRYDEIQEEEASENVHYYIIAGYVFDVNRTLKFKPSIFAKHVSGAPITVDTSANFLLYEKFNFGVNYRWDESISALIGLQISPQLSLGYAYDFTTNNLSQYNSGTHEIFLRYQFITYQNILKSPRFF; the protein is encoded by the coding sequence ATGAACATGATTAAAAATAATATACTTTTTTTGGCATTACTATTTCTATCAGTGGTAGTACAGGGCCAACAAGACCCTCAATTTACATTGTATAATTATAATACGATGACGGTAAACCCTGGTTATGCTGGTTCGCGTGGACATTTGGCTATATTAAGTTTGTATAGGGATCAGTGGGTAGGTGTAGAGGGTGCTCCAAGAACAATTTCTTTAGGTATTGATACGCCTATTGGTTTGTTTGATGGACTTGGTATTTCTATAATCCAAGATGATATTGGGCCCTCTCAAGAAACTTTTTTCGATGGGAACTATGCGCATCAATTAATCTTGAATAGAAGAGGTGATCGCTTAGGTCTTGGTGTAAAAGCTGGAGTTAGAATGTATAGCCTAGATTGGTCTAAGGGTAAGTATAGAGATCCAGATGCCTTATTTAATCAAAATGTAAAAAGCAAAATATTACCTACAATTGGCGCAGGCTTATTTTATTATACCGATAGGTCTTATTTTGGAATTTCTGTTCCAAATATCTTAACAAACATGAGGTATGATGAAATTCAAGAAGAAGAAGCTTCAGAAAATGTTCACTATTATATTATTGCAGGGTATGTTTTTGATGTAAACAGAACTTTAAAGTTTAAACCTTCCATTTTTGCTAAACATGTAAGTGGGGCGCCCATAACAGTAGATACCTCTGCTAATTTTTTATTATACGAAAAATTTAATTTTGGCGTTAACTATAGATGGGATGAATCAATCAGTGCCTTAATTGGCCTACAGATTTCCCCGCAATTAAGTTTAGGTTATGCCTATGATTTTACAACAAATAATTTATCTCAATACAATTCTGGAACTCACGAAATCTTTCTAAGATATCAGTTTATTACGTATCAAAACATCCTAAAATCCCCAAGATTTTTCTAA